A genomic window from Cricetulus griseus strain 17A/GY chromosome 4, alternate assembly CriGri-PICRH-1.0, whole genome shotgun sequence includes:
- the Rabl3 gene encoding rab-like protein 3, producing the protein MASLDRVKVLVLGDSGVGKSSLVHLLCHNQVLGNPSWTVGCSVDIRVHDYKEGTPEEKTYYIELWDVGGSVGSASSVKSTRAVFYNSVNGIILVHDLTNKKSSQNLYRWSLEVLNRDLVPTGVLVTNGDYDREQFADNQIPLLVIGTKLDQIHETKRHEVSIRTAFLAEDFNAEEINLDCTNPRSSAAGSSNAVKLSRFFDKVIEKRYFCREGNQIPGFPDRKRFGGGTLKNFHYD; encoded by the exons GTGTTGGGAAATCTTCTCTCGTCCATCTTCTATGCCACAATCAAGTGCTGGGAAATCCATCATGGACTGTGGGCTGCTCGGTGGATATCAGA GTTCATGACTACAAAGAAGGAACCCCAGAAGAGAAGACCTACTATATAGAATTATGGGATGTTGGAGGCTCTGTGGGCAGTGCCAGCAGTGTGAAAAGCACAAGAGCAGTGTTCTACAACTCTGTAAATG GTATTATTTTAGTACATGACTTAACAAATAAGAAGTCATCTCAAAACTTATATCGATGGTCATTGGAAGTTCTCAACAGAGATTTGGTTCCAACTGGAGTCCTGGTGACAAATGG GGATTATGACCGAGAACAATTTGCTGATAATCAAATCCCACTGTTGGTAATAGGGACTAAACTGGACCAGATTCATGAAACCAAGCGCCATGAAGTTTCAATTAGGACTGCTTTCTTGGCTGAAGACTTCAATGCTGAAGAGATTAATTTG GATTGCACAAACCCACGGTCCTCAGCTGCAGGCTCCTCCAATGCTGTCAAGCTCAGTAGATTTTTTGATAAG GTCATAGAgaagaggtacttttgtagagAAGGTAATCAG ATTCCAGGCTTTCCTGATCGGAAGAGGTTTGGAGGAGGGACCTTAAAGAACTTCCATTATGACTGA